In Promicromonospora sp. Populi, one genomic interval encodes:
- the rpsM gene encoding 30S ribosomal protein S13 gives MARLIGVDLPRDKRLEVALTYIFGVGRTRAKETLAATGISPDVRVKDLGDAELVALRDHLEGNFKLEGDLRREVAADIRRKVEIGTYQGIRHRRGLPVRGQRTKTNARTRKGPKRTVAGKKKAR, from the coding sequence ATGGCACGTCTTATCGGCGTCGACCTCCCCCGCGACAAGCGGCTTGAGGTTGCGCTCACTTACATCTTCGGTGTGGGTCGTACCCGCGCGAAGGAGACCCTGGCCGCCACGGGCATCAGCCCGGACGTCCGCGTGAAGGACCTCGGCGACGCCGAGCTCGTTGCGCTCCGCGATCACCTTGAGGGCAACTTCAAGCTCGAGGGTGACCTCCGCCGTGAGGTCGCAGCCGACATCCGCCGCAAGGTCGAGATCGGCACCTACCAGGGCATCCGCCACCGTCGCGGACTGCCGGTGCGTGGTCAGCGCACAAAGACCAACGCGCGTACCCGCAAGGGTCCCAAGCGCACCGTCGCGGGCAAGAAGAAGGCCCGCTGA
- a CDS encoding DUF5709 domain-containing protein, with amino-acid sequence MTEETPATMPGPDGIAEGDSDQLSAEDSLYSRGLKDPLDEGYSPPDRPRKNHWGETSWEERHGEPFDQRLAEEEPDVWQADPLERADASRAGRLVSDPDADPGSYAAEDGTRQNDLYGTDAGIDGAGASAEEAAVHWVEEP; translated from the coding sequence ATGACCGAGGAAACCCCAGCCACCATGCCAGGACCGGACGGGATCGCCGAGGGTGACAGCGACCAGCTGTCGGCCGAGGACAGCCTCTACAGCCGCGGCCTGAAGGACCCTCTCGACGAGGGCTACTCGCCGCCGGACCGCCCGCGCAAGAACCATTGGGGCGAGACCTCGTGGGAGGAGCGGCACGGTGAGCCGTTCGACCAGCGCCTCGCCGAGGAGGAGCCGGACGTCTGGCAGGCCGACCCGCTGGAGCGCGCCGACGCCTCCCGCGCGGGCCGGCTCGTGTCCGACCCCGACGCCGACCCAGGCAGCTACGCGGCCGAGGACGGCACCCGGCAGAACGACCTCTACGGCACGGACGCGGGCATCGACGGCGCGGGAGCAAGTGCCGAAGAGGCAGCGGTCCACTGGGTAGAAGAGCCATAG
- a CDS encoding ROK family protein, protein MADTLTLAVDCGGGGIKAAVLDTSGTAHATPVRVPTPYPLPPELLVDTIAKIATDLPTAARITVGLPGMIRSGVVVHTPHYITRSGPRSKVVPALADAWRNFDMRAAVAARLGLPALVLNDAEVHGAGVVAASGLELVITLGTGLGTAMFHGGRIAPHLEWSHAPVRRSLTYDQYIGEPERRRLGDGLWSRRVVTVVDGLRPVFHWDRLYIGGGNARCITPSALARLGDDVVIVPNSAALVGGARAWDLQPTS, encoded by the coding sequence ATGGCAGACACCCTCACCCTGGCGGTCGACTGCGGCGGCGGCGGAATCAAGGCCGCCGTCCTCGACACCTCAGGCACCGCTCACGCAACACCGGTCCGGGTGCCGACGCCCTATCCGCTGCCGCCCGAGCTGCTCGTCGACACGATCGCGAAGATCGCTACCGACCTGCCCACGGCCGCACGGATCACGGTCGGCCTGCCCGGCATGATCCGCAGCGGCGTCGTTGTGCACACCCCGCACTACATCACGCGGTCGGGACCGCGCTCGAAGGTTGTGCCCGCCCTCGCCGACGCGTGGCGCAACTTCGACATGCGTGCGGCGGTCGCGGCGCGCCTCGGCCTGCCCGCCCTCGTCCTGAACGACGCCGAGGTGCACGGCGCAGGCGTGGTTGCCGCATCCGGCCTCGAGCTGGTCATCACGCTCGGCACCGGCCTCGGCACGGCCATGTTCCACGGCGGTCGCATCGCGCCGCACCTGGAGTGGTCCCACGCCCCGGTGCGCCGCAGCCTCACGTACGACCAGTACATCGGCGAGCCAGAACGGCGTCGGCTCGGGGACGGGCTGTGGTCGCGACGGGTGGTCACCGTCGTCGACGGGCTACGGCCGGTCTTCCACTGGGACCGGCTCTACATCGGCGGCGGGAACGCGCGCTGCATCACGCCGTCGGCCCTCGCCCGGCTCGGGGACGACGTCGTCATCGTGCCGAACTCCGCCGCCCTGGTAGGGGGCGCGCGGGCCTGGGACCTCCAGCCGACCAGCTGA
- a CDS encoding tRNA pseudouridine(38-40) synthase TruA codes for MALVNEYIRVRLDLAYDGTDFAGWARQPGLRTVEGALEDGLARLLRSEQTGSPTPRFTVAGRTDSGVHARGQVAHVDIEAGAWARLPGRSAGSGRSPQEALVARLASVLPTDVVVRSAVQAPPGFDARFSALRRRYTYRIADTPALRDPLRRRHVLWSRKPLDVAAMDAAVRPLTGVRDFASYCKPRPGATTIRELQRIAWERPADGPDAGLAIAHVVADAFCHNMVRALVGASIGVGEGRLAVGWPAELLASRRRDAGVFVVPPEGLCLEEITFPPDDELAARADAVRTMRMDEDVWEDAR; via the coding sequence ATGGCTCTCGTGAACGAGTACATCAGGGTCCGGCTCGACCTCGCCTACGACGGCACGGACTTCGCCGGCTGGGCGCGGCAGCCGGGTCTGCGCACCGTAGAAGGCGCCCTTGAGGACGGCCTCGCGCGCCTGCTGCGCAGCGAGCAGACCGGCAGCCCGACGCCGCGGTTCACCGTTGCCGGGCGGACGGACTCGGGTGTCCACGCGCGGGGCCAGGTGGCGCACGTCGACATCGAGGCAGGCGCCTGGGCCCGGCTCCCGGGCCGGTCCGCGGGTTCGGGCCGTAGCCCGCAGGAGGCGCTGGTGGCCCGCCTGGCCAGCGTGCTCCCCACCGACGTCGTCGTGCGCAGTGCCGTGCAGGCACCGCCCGGCTTCGACGCCCGCTTCTCGGCCCTGCGGCGTCGCTACACGTACCGGATCGCCGACACGCCCGCCCTGCGCGACCCCCTGCGCCGCAGGCACGTCCTGTGGTCACGCAAGCCGCTCGACGTCGCCGCCATGGACGCCGCCGTCCGCCCGCTCACCGGCGTGCGCGACTTCGCCTCGTACTGCAAGCCCCGGCCCGGGGCGACGACGATCCGGGAGCTGCAGCGCATCGCCTGGGAGCGCCCCGCCGACGGGCCGGACGCGGGCCTCGCGATCGCGCACGTCGTCGCCGACGCGTTCTGCCACAACATGGTGCGGGCATTGGTCGGCGCGTCGATCGGGGTGGGGGAGGGGCGGCTCGCCGTCGGCTGGCCCGCGGAGCTCCTGGCGAGCCGACGACGGGACGCAGGCGTCTTCGTCGTGCCGCCGGAGGGGCTGTGCCTCGAGGAGATCACGTTCCCGCCGGACGACGAGCTCGCGGCCCGCGCCGACGCGGTCCGGACGATGCGGATGGACGAGGACGTCTGGGAGGACGCGCGCTGA
- a CDS encoding DNA-directed RNA polymerase subunit alpha, with protein sequence MLIAQRPTLTEEVISESRSRFSIEPLEPGFGYTLGNSMRRTLLSSIPGAAVTSIRIDNVLHEFSTVSGVKEDVTEIILNIKNLVVSSENDEPVVMYLRKQGAGTVTAADIVPPAGVEVHNPDLHIATLNDKGKLEIELTVERGRGYVSAAQNKQFDAEIGRIPIDSIYSPVLKVTYKVEATRVEQRTDFDKLIVDVETKQAITPRDALASAGKTLVELFGLARELNVEAEGIEIGPSPTDTALAADLALPIEELNLTIRSYNCLKREGIHQVGELVARSEADLLDIRNFGAKSITEVKEKLAELGLSLKDSPLDFDPAGASYFEGGDSAAYSGDEQSY encoded by the coding sequence GTGCTTATCGCACAGCGCCCCACGCTGACCGAAGAGGTCATCTCGGAGAGCCGTTCCCGCTTCTCCATCGAGCCGCTCGAGCCTGGCTTCGGCTACACGCTCGGCAACTCGATGCGTCGCACCCTGCTGTCGTCCATCCCGGGCGCGGCCGTCACGTCCATCCGTATCGACAACGTGCTGCACGAGTTCAGCACCGTGTCGGGCGTGAAGGAGGACGTCACCGAGATCATCCTGAACATCAAGAACCTCGTCGTCTCCTCGGAGAACGACGAGCCCGTCGTGATGTACCTGCGCAAGCAGGGCGCTGGCACCGTGACCGCCGCGGACATCGTTCCGCCGGCGGGAGTCGAGGTGCACAACCCCGACCTGCACATCGCCACCCTCAACGACAAGGGAAAGCTCGAGATCGAGCTGACCGTCGAGCGGGGCCGTGGGTACGTGTCCGCCGCGCAGAACAAGCAGTTCGACGCGGAGATCGGGCGCATTCCGATCGACTCGATCTACTCGCCGGTCCTCAAGGTCACGTACAAGGTCGAGGCCACCCGAGTCGAGCAGCGCACCGACTTCGACAAGCTGATTGTCGACGTCGAGACCAAGCAGGCGATCACGCCTCGCGACGCGCTCGCATCGGCTGGCAAGACCCTGGTCGAGCTGTTCGGCCTGGCACGTGAGCTGAACGTCGAGGCCGAGGGCATCGAGATCGGCCCGTCGCCGACGGACACCGCGCTGGCCGCGGACCTGGCGCTGCCGATCGAGGAGCTCAACCTCACCATCCGTTCGTACAACTGCCTCAAGCGCGAGGGCATCCACCAGGTGGGCGAGCTCGTGGCCCGCAGCGAGGCGGACCTGCTCGACATCCGCAACTTCGGTGCGAAGTCGATCACCGAGGTCAAGGAGAAGCTGGCCGAGCTCGGCCTCAGCCTCAAGGACTCGCCGCTGGACTTCGATCCGGCCGGCGCTTCGTACTTCGAGGGTGGCGACTCCGCGGCCTACAGCGGCGACGAGCAGTCGTACTGA
- the rplM gene encoding 50S ribosomal protein L13, with amino-acid sequence MRTYTPKPGDIQRDWFVIDATDVVLGRLASQVAILLRGKHKPTFAPHVDGGDFVIIINADKVALSGNKRETKIAYRHSGYPGGLTATPYGEFLDTKPERAVEKAVRGMIPKTSLGREQMTHLKVYAGSEHPHTAQQAKPFEITQVSQQA; translated from the coding sequence GTGCGTACGTACACCCCCAAGCCCGGTGACATCCAGCGTGACTGGTTTGTCATCGACGCGACTGACGTCGTCCTGGGCCGCCTGGCAAGCCAGGTCGCCATCTTGCTGCGCGGGAAGCACAAGCCGACTTTCGCCCCGCACGTCGACGGTGGTGACTTCGTCATCATCATCAACGCGGACAAGGTCGCGCTGAGCGGCAACAAGCGTGAGACCAAGATCGCCTACCGCCACTCGGGTTACCCGGGCGGCCTCACTGCCACCCCGTACGGCGAGTTCCTGGACACCAAGCCGGAACGCGCCGTCGAGAAGGCCGTGCGCGGCATGATCCCCAAGACCTCGCTCGGCCGGGAGCAGATGACCCACCTGAAGGTCTACGCCGGCTCTGAGCACCCGCACACGGCGCAGCAGGCCAAGCCGTTCGAGATCACCCAGGTTTCGCAGCAGGCCTGA
- the rpsK gene encoding 30S ribosomal protein S11, with amino-acid sequence MPPKTRAAAGRKPRRKDKKNVPLGQAHIKSTFNNTIISITDPSGAVVSWASAGHVGFKGSRKSTPYAAQMAAESAARRAQEHGVKKVDVFVKGPGSGRETAIRSLQATGLEVGSIQDVTPQAHNGCRPPKRRRV; translated from the coding sequence ATGCCTCCCAAGACTCGCGCCGCCGCCGGCCGCAAGCCGCGCCGTAAGGACAAGAAGAACGTCCCGCTCGGCCAGGCGCACATCAAGTCCACCTTCAACAACACGATCATCTCGATCACCGACCCGTCCGGTGCCGTGGTGTCGTGGGCGTCCGCAGGCCACGTCGGCTTCAAGGGCTCCCGCAAGTCCACCCCGTACGCCGCGCAGATGGCCGCCGAGTCGGCCGCCCGCCGCGCGCAGGAGCACGGCGTCAAGAAGGTCGACGTCTTCGTGAAGGGCCCGGGTTCCGGTCGCGAGACCGCCATCCGCTCGCTCCAGGCGACCGGCCTCGAGGTCGGCTCGATCCAGGACGTGACGCCCCAGGCGCACAACGGCTGCCGCCCCCCGAAGCGTCGCCGCGTTTGA
- the rplQ gene encoding 50S ribosomal protein L17: MPTPTKGARLGGSPAHERLILANLSTSLFEHGRITTTETKAKRLRPLAERLITFAKKGDLSARRRVLTVVRDKGVVHTLFTEIAPAMAERNGGYTRITKIGTRKGDNAPMAVIELITEPVSPKQAVVKEATKAAEKAAPVTDAPVEDAPVEETPAEDVTDAPVEDAPVEEAAAKPAKKAPAKKAPAKKAPAKKAAEETKEA, translated from the coding sequence ATGCCTACCCCTACCAAGGGCGCGCGGCTCGGCGGTAGCCCGGCTCACGAGCGTCTGATTCTCGCGAACCTGTCCACCTCCCTCTTCGAGCACGGCCGCATCACGACCACGGAGACCAAGGCCAAGCGCCTGCGTCCCCTGGCCGAGCGTCTGATCACGTTCGCGAAGAAGGGCGACCTGTCCGCCCGTCGCCGCGTGCTGACCGTCGTGCGTGACAAGGGCGTGGTGCACACGCTCTTCACCGAGATCGCCCCGGCCATGGCCGAGCGCAACGGTGGCTACACGCGCATCACCAAGATCGGCACCCGCAAGGGCGACAACGCCCCCATGGCGGTCATCGAGCTCATCACCGAGCCCGTGAGCCCCAAGCAGGCCGTCGTCAAGGAGGCCACCAAGGCCGCCGAGAAGGCCGCGCCCGTGACCGATGCACCGGTCGAGGACGCCCCCGTCGAGGAGACCCCGGCCGAGGACGTCACCGACGCTCCCGTCGAGGACGCCCCCGTCGAGGAGGCCGCCGCGAAGCCCGCCAAGAAGGCGCCCGCCAAGAAGGCACCTGCCAAGAAGGCGCCCGCCAAGAAGGCCGCCGAGGAGACGAAGGAGGCCTGA